Part of the Toxotes jaculatrix isolate fToxJac2 chromosome 1, fToxJac2.pri, whole genome shotgun sequence genome, TACACTGTATCTTTGCTTAGATCttaaaaaggaagaaagtaCAGTAATTCAATaggtatttatttataaaatactTTTAAACACGAATACATGAGGTGTACGAGAattacagacacaaaaatgtgataacacattaagaaaaatagaaacacctgtACTATGTTGTACAAAAGCCATGTAGCTTCTCTTTCATCATCTCAGGTTATCAACATCAAAAACTGGAGTTTTAAGAAGTTTGTTAATCTGAGTTAAAATCTCTCTAACAGTGTCAACAATAATTTCAAACTTGAAGTTTCCtccatgaatgtttttttttttaattgagcttaattaaaatgaaactcCAGATATTGGAGTTTGATTCAGTGTAACTGTGGAAGATCACTGTGAGTGCTGCTCTCTAGAGCTAGACCAGGAGAGTAGTAACATTACTGTAGTTGAAGTCATGAAGCACTTTGGCAAATCGTTCTCCATAAAAGCAGTAAGTGAAGGtaatggttaaaaaaagaaaaaaaaaaaaaaagaaaaacttgctTGAAACAATTAAGCACGAGAATTATGTGAACTCTTCCACTAAGCCAAGACTTGTTATTGCCAAATACTGAACTAAGAAAAATATCAAGTAGATTGGAGGAGGAACTTTTGTAGGAAACAAATGCTACTGATcaccaaatgttaaaaaaagtatatatcTGAAATAACACTTAATTTTGGCAAATAGGATTTAGTCAAACATAGTGTTAAAACATGgcttatgtgtttttaaaatctgatgCAAAGAGTCTATTAAAGgcttaaatgtattttactagAGCTGGCTAGTTCAGGATGATGGACGATGGGCTACATAATGTTTCCATGATTGTGGTTGAATGCCTGGATTTCTGAGAAATTTGAGCTCATTTGGTTGCACTTTACTTCCCTTTCATGCTGATGGCTCTGAAATATTCCTGACTACAAAGACAGCTCTGAGCTCAGACTTCACCcaacattttttccccactaaTCAGCCAGTATAAAATGTTGTACACAACTTTTAATACTGGATTAGGACCTGTAAACCtcttacacactgacacaaaaggAAGTGTGAGACTGAGTGgtaagttgtgtgtgtgtgtgtgtgtgtgtgtgtgtgtgtgtgtgtgtgtgtgtgtgtgtgtgtgtgtgtgtacggtcTGAGTCTAAGGCTGCAACCTCACTGAAGGAAACCAAATTCGACCCACTGGGCAACTGTTCTGTATTAGCTGTGTACTTACTGAACTTAATAGCTGACCTTTATTCTGAAGGTAAACCTCCATTCAAACGGCAACAGTGAGTCCTACCAGGAGCGGTTATCACGTctggagggagacaaagagtCATTAATTCTGCAGGTGAGATAAGTCACTCCTCTGGTCGTACTTTACttttgttgaaaacaaaaccatattatctctgtttttttgtatAAGATTTATATGACCTTTAAAAAAGCTGTTGTGGTGGTAAAACATTAAGCCCAAAGCATGCCTGCACTTCCATTTAATAAAGGTGAATTAATTCCATTGGATGTGAGTCAAGCTCAAATAAAAGAGGACATATGACACCATGCTGCTAGAGGGAACTGATTCTAAACAGTGCCCATATCACATTCCAGTGTTAGAGGAAAGAGACCAGGAAAGGAAGGTGACAGGGCAAAGGTAGGTCAGAGTATTGTGTTATAAATATTGCgtaatgtgtgtttcttttccacTGAACAGGTGAAGCAACAGTTATAAAGTGGGTTTGGTGCTGTTACAACACTagaatgtcttgttttgtgtgatgtgtttatCTACGTATATACATGTCTAGGTGTGTGTGGCTCTCAGGACCGCTGAACAAGTGCTTATCTCAGACAGGTTCAGGCTAGCAGCACTATGAGCTGTAGTATGTAGGTGTGGGTAAGAGCAGGtgccttgtttgtttctttaggCCTCAGATAAAATCATTCTTTGCAAAATCCGCTCTAGTTGGCTCGTTGGGTTTGCTGTTTTAGCATGTGATTAGTTATTATGTGGCCTTGATAGTTTCTCTGCAGATTTAAAATTAACCTGCATTTTGCTGACATGGCTGCAGCCAACGAAGTGTCGCAACCACCTACTGAGGCACAAAGGATCACTCATTTCTTTTCAAAGGAAATGTGTGCACTGTTTGGTCTGGCGCAGACATAgaaatttcaacaaaaatgaGTACCAGAGTACCAGTGATTAAGTGAAAAATAGCTGATATTCATGAATGTGTACTGTGAGAAACTCTGTGGCAATAGAGAAAATCTGAGGGCTAAAGAATTTTACTAGACCTAGGCTGCAATTATGGGATAAAATGTGAGATAAAATGTGAAACCAAGTAATGATTAAACAGTTTTATTGCCcagttttatgtaaaaataaatttctCATCTCTACCATCATTCTGTCCccacacaaatatgcacaggTGAGTGTGCTGACAGACCAGGTGGAAGCTCAGGGGGTGAAGATCAGCGATCTAGAGAGTTCTCTGGTGGAGCATCAGCACAAACTCAACTCCACAGAGGAGATGCTACAGCAGGTACACAACTTTACTGACCTCGCTGACTTGAGTCATAACATCTTACGTTGGACTTTCTCAGTACCAAATGCTTGATGTATTACTGGACCAAAGTCAGGAAACTCTGACTCTTACCAGGAGACGTCCAGGGCTTTTATATCAATATTGTTCTTCCAGTTAATGAGATGTGACAGGGCCCCATCTATCTTTTAAATGTGACTCTTCTGCAGAGCCAATCTTTTTTCATAAGCTGCAGTATGTAACTCGGGATGAGTTCTGCTTCCTGGGAAGAAATTCCTTGCTAAGATTCCAGTCTATCTGGCTGCACATAACCTTGACAACCGAAATATTTAGGACGCTCAGACTCATTCCAGGACAGTGTCTCAGAGTGTATGCTTGGTTTATGCAGGGCCAGACTGGTCTGTCTGGGCAGGTGATTACAGAATTAGCCACACCCACAATCTGTAACCACCATGACTGAGTCcctgcatgctcacacacacacacgtgcagagagagagagagagagagagagaggacaacagagggaaggagagagggacaaACGAGGAAGGGAGGAACAACTGAAAAAGGTGGAGAgatgggagggaggaagaataGGGGTGGTGCTCCTTTAAGAGAAGTTAAAAGTGTATGTCTACAACTTTCAGTTGTTTGCTTTTGGCTTCAAATCTACAACAGAGACTTTGCTGGACAGCACGAAGGACACTGAGTGGAACGGATGTATGAAACTTTAATCTGCTGAAACTCCAAGACACCTGAAACCGTTGCATCCATGAGGGAAATACACTTACGCTTCCTTTACTTAAGGAAAGCACTGGAGTAAGATGAACCAGGTACTACACTGAATAAATGTATGTCATTCTTATAATGCTGCTCCTGTGAAATAGGCTGTTCCAGCCTTTTCTGACTAAAGTGCACAAGTGCCAGGAATATGTTTTTTAGCTGTCTGATGAGCTGTGAACTTTATGCTCAGTGTCTACTTCTACGTGCAATGTTGTATGTGTGCAGTGTATCAACGGGCAGGCAAGGCTGGTTTCTTGGAGACATGGTCATTATGAGGCTTTGGACCTGAGCCGTAAATCTCTTCCTGGTGACAAAGCTCTAATATTTTCCATGTGCACACGAGCAGAAGCCCAGATTTTTTCCAAAGCCAGAGTTTTAAATGGACGTATCCATATGTACTGTTTGCCTGCCTCAGATGCACATTTCTGGACTTTAAGTGATTTAGCACCTGCCTGACATCAACCAAATTAGTAATACATCTGCCAGCATAGCCTGGTTTAACTCTCAAGACTGACAGCTATTGAAGCGAGATGGTCACAGAGCTGTGTAGCAGAACCATAGTCTCCCTCAGCACCAGGTTTGATTGGCAAAggttcacacactgacaggaaaaTGCACCTGTCACAGTTATTTTAATGTTCTTTCTATGAATGTTTGGTATGCTTTTGgtacctctctccctctctctcactctttctcccccctctgctgtgtactttgaGTGAGCTGTGAAATAGGCATTATAAATAGTGGTCATGGGTTGTGTATATTTAGCCACTCAAACAGCGTCTGAAACCAGTGGGTTTGTCTGAGGGGACTGTCATTACAGAACTGGTAGCTTGCTGTGCCTCATACTTAATGTTGCCTTTGTTCAGTAAGTACTGAGTTCTGTGTATCATTGAAGGGataatgtgtttatgtatgcTTTTATTTACCtatatgtctgtttgtgttgcttcaTGCTCTTGCTGTATGTTGTTGATGACAGGAACTCCTACATAGGACGTCACTGGAGAACCAGAAGCTGAGTCTTATGGGGGAGGTGTCCTACCTGAAACTAAAGCTGGCagacatggagggaaaacaGGGCCATGGGGCTGAAAGGCAGCACAAAGCCGAGGTAGGGATTTTTACAGAGCAGAATATGACAAGTCTTTGTGGTcagaaagtttttatttatagtttctaggtttggttgttttgtttgtcagaaCTTATTTAAATGGGTATCCATCAAAACAAGGTTGCTTTGTTGGCTTTTACCACTTCatattcttgtttattttttttttgttttatgtgaacGTGACAGGCTCACAATCTGTGAAGCATTTGTTTCACTGAGGACTACTTGCAATGAAAAATTAGTTTAGCTAAAATCCTCAGGAACATTTCAGTTGTGCTTCAGTCCTTGGAAATTTGAACCTAACTCTGCCAGGAATGACGAGGGTACACACAAAAATCTGCCTTGTGTTCTGATGGATCTAACCTTGAAGTCAGCTGCTGATTTTATGGAAGACCATAAACACTTTCTGGATGGATGTAGGGGAACATTCACCAAAATCCTGGCTTGGCTGTTCCTGGGCAAAgactacaggaaaaaaaagtctccaaggggtttaaattttttgtcagtttaaaCTGAATCATGTATTTGCTTAAGACTGATGTGTTGGGTTACCAGCAGACATCCTGGGCATTTAGTGACCATATGAACTGGAGAAAGGgaaagcaggaaaagctgcAATATCTCTAGACAGGATACTGTAATGTATGTAGTTACCGTCAAAACACAGCCGGTCAAAGAGCCTTTGTGTCCTCAGGTTAAGAGAGTTCAGGCATAGCGGAGTTGGCATGATGGATGGTGGGCcaaatatgagtgtgtgtaggcTTCAGCCCAGAGAATTTTATTCTTGGTGGTGGGTAAAGGTTGCGTTGGccattctgaaaaaaaaggacTCCCTTCCTAACTAAAGCCACATTTCCAGAAGCATTTGACATTtatacagcaaaagaaaaagaaaattaacttCATTTGAATATGTTTGAACATTTATGGGGATTTGATTTGTATTTCTAAGCAGGAAGAAATAGCATAGGTGTTTTAGTAGACAGCAGTTTTTCAGCACTTTTCAATTCTGCTTATACTATGTATACAAACCCAACTTTCCCTAGAACAGCTCCTTGAACTTAAGGAGAATAGGAAAAATCTGCTTTCAACACTTTACTGGCCTCTCACGTGCTTTCTCTACTACACAAACATGGCcacacatgtgcatgtttgcactcacacacacacgcatacaacATGTGCAAGCCTCCTCGCTGTGAAGCCAGTAAGCCCATAGTTAAATTTAGCCATGGAGGCACTTCATATCATCTGTCATATCCGCTGTGCTGGACCCCAAGTGAGACTTCCTCTGTCCAGAGTCCGAGCATAACTTGGCTGTTATTTACAATGCAAACTACCCATTTGATAAACAGGACATGCATGTTATGGTCAAAGTAAAAGGCTAGTTGAGGTTCATGATTAAATACAAAACAGTATGTGTTTCTAGACTAGATGAGACTAACTGGCCAGTTAGTGTGTGTTTCTAGCACAGGTTTACtgtcatatttacattttctcagaaTGCAGAATATCAGAATAACTAGACACGAAGtagaggaaaacactgaattgaAAGGTCATTTCTGTAATGCTGTAttcgcacacaaacacagacatatataCTTTCTCTACAGTGCTACCTCTTCACTTTCTAAACAGTTCTCTCAATTCTTTCTCCCCCACTGCATCTTTCAGACTGTAGTGAATTTCATTAGTGAGCTGCAAGAGCAGATGTGTAGGTTTCAGAAGGAGATCAATAGCAAGATCCAGGAGAAAAAGGCTTTGGAGACCCCAGctgacagcagctcctctgtggcATGCCGCACTGAGTCCAGTGAGGGCAAGGGCTCAAATCCCGGGCCGTCCTGTGACAGAACCTCAGGGGTGATCCACAAACTAGAAGAGGCTCAAGTTGGGCCTGATGGGATCACACACAGCATGGAAGCCGGTAGCTCAGATggagagcagcagcaccagTGTGGAGGAGAAAGCGTAGGCATAGCCTGCTTGCATGACTTGTAATGCCGCGTACAGCATGGGTTGTCTCACTTTGCCGTGTGTCATCCTTTGGTTCACAAGAAAACGAAACACAGATTCACCAGATATCCTCAGCAGTGCTCCCTGTCACTGTGCAGCTTGGTCAATTTGTTTGGTAAAACGGCAGAGTTAATCATATCTATCTGttatgcatctgtgtgtgacaCAACTAATACCTGTAGGTACATTTCATGTAATTTGAGTGTAATTTGTGTGCTATGAAAGAACAATGTGAAGACTTACTAACATCACCTGGTTATTTAATCCTGGagtgatgtatttatttatttttttatgtgtgcatgtatgtatttttaatgcttGCAGCTGAAATTAACAGGCACGTTTTCTCTCACATGTTCTGTTTCAGGGTTTACTTAGGGAGCTCAGGATTCTGAAGGACAAAGTGGAGCACCTGGAGGATCAGAAGTTACAGTATGAGAAGAAactcaaagcaacaaaggtAAAAAAGAAAGTTCTGATTTTCCTGGTGTCTAGACTTTGAAATACACCGCTAATGTCCAAATTCCACTGCTAACTGTCCACTCAACTTTCCTAAACGCTGTCCAATCCGATGTTCCAGCCAGTTAAgtgagtcattttcttttgcacaCGCTCACTCATTCATGGACACCTATGTTTTCTTAAGAAGTCTGAGAGCAATTTTACCTTCTATTTTAATGTACTGTAGAAATAAAGTTAATAATGGCTTAGTTCTTTTTTAATGTCCTACTTGTATACTTTGGCATGATCCCATGGCATTTACTTCTTAGACTTTCTAGAGTCTCTTGTCCTCTTTTAGGATAAAATCATTAGCTCTCCCATTATTTCATCAACTCTCTTTATTAGTCTTTCTTGAGCTTTTCCTTCCGGTACAATAGCTTCCTATGTATTAGATTGTATTGtattaatatattatattatatttaattttgcaGTTATTAATCTACCATTTGAAAAGACACATCTGCTGATTCACTTTTAACACAGTAATTACTATGGGTGTTACCTTGTCAACCTACAGTCACAACATGATTGACTTCAGGGTTAaaagtgaagattttttttttaatgtagaaaGTATCCACCAGAAGATCCAACTGGTTTGTTATTGTAAATACTGCATTACTCAAAGTCATATCACCATTctttagttttggtttttagAAGTTCATTACCAGTAAATATCCAGTTGGCATCTTTCCATCAAATAGATGAAGAAATGCTACAGTTCACAGAAGTATCTTCCTCCAGATTGGTAGACAAATATTCTTTaaatcaagttaaaaaaaatcttaatgcaCACATGAATAATTGGCTAGAGATGTTATGTTAAAAATTGAGCTATATAAAAATGcttttatgtgtgagtgagtgagtgagtgagtgagttacTCTACCTTCTTCAACAAATGAGTTGGAAGTAATGTTTTGATAAAGTAAAAAAGGGTATGACGTGgcacatgtttatttttcttcctctgtcctctacATAGTCAGATCACACTGGTAAATAGATCAGCCTGAACTTTATTACCATCTGTTTTTTCCTTAAACTCTGTAACTTACTTTAAAACAAGCTATAAACTTTATAAAGTGGCCTAATATTTTGGTTCTCTAAAATTCAGAGAAACATTTATGTGCTTTGTTGTGGGTGTTTTATATATAGATAATGGTGTATCTTACACAGTTTAGGTTTCAAGTGAGGACATGCGCTGGCATTTTAAATTAAGATGCATGTacatgtcttgtttttgtgattgtgaaaTTGCTTTTAGCTGTGCATGTTTAAACAGACGTGTGTCGGCACATACAGTAGACTTGTGCAGAGTTGCAGGTCCCCTCTGCTAAGTTTCCTCACTGTGTGGCACCCGCAGGCAGAGATCAGCAGCCTTCAGCAGCTTCTGCTCAGTAAGAATGCTGAGATCGAGAGCTTACACACTCAGCTGCTGGCCAGACCCTCTCTATCCACCGAGAGCTCAGAGAGAGGTAAGCAAAGCACCCGGCTTCAATCCCTCGATCAACCTGCCAACAACAGCCTCTCACTCTCAGAGTTACCCAGCCTGACGGGTGACACAGTTTATGACTCCTATTTGCATTCATTAACTTGTAGTAACAGCTGTGGGAAAACTGTGTCTCGGCCCTTAACAGTCTGTCTCATCAtgggtctctgtctctctctctctcagaggaGATGTACAGGAAGAGGCTAAACGCCAAATGTAAGCCAGTAtttaatgaaaactgttttaaacCCATGGGCCATGTCTacttttgatttttcatttatttcctctctccAGACATGCCTCTTTATTCTattatcttttgttttcttctgctcttAGGGGCAAATTTGACAATCACCACCTGATTTCCAAAATTACTTGatgcactctctctcttccctttggcttctttgttgtctttgtggATTCCTGAAAGCATAATCTCTTGTTTGTTCTTAATTTTGTCTGTCAAGGATAGATGAACAGTACTCTGGGTTACTTGTTTAGTATAATCACTGTCACTCACCAGCAATGCTGCCTGTATGCCTGCAACTGTTATAAAGGAAGTATCCATggacaaatatatatatatgaatatataaatacatgATTTAGATGGCACTCTAGTGAGAAATAAATTTACAACATGTTAGCATGTATTTTTtgcctttcctttctttctaaATAAGCATATGCAGTTCAACATGTCTAAACAAAATGATCATTTATATGACATTAGCAGTTGCCTATTAATAATCAGCACGGGGTTCTCTTTATAGATCAGGAACTGCAGAGGCTTAAGAGTGGAATGAAATCACTGGTTGCTGCCAATGATGAAAAGGTAAGTTACCAAGAATCTGGAaacctctcctttctctttctggtcAGTACAGCTGTTTGTCATTAAGCAGTATAGAGCAGCATGTGTGTTGTTTCCTATAGTGTAAAGCATCTTACTGGCACGTACATAGCAATGCTATCATCACTGCTGTTTGGAAGGTCAGAAGGTAACTGTTtttagatgttgtcatttcttAGAGGCGCCACCCTGCAACCATTTATAGTACAGAGGGGCTTTTGTATTCTCCCTCCCAGAGAATCTTGGACTTTAAAGACTTACAGACACAGCCCTACATGTGGCACACTAGTGaagacacacacgtacacacacccCAAGGCGAGCCATTTCAGGCAAAGCCACACTTAAGTAGGCCTCGATCTGCCAAGCCTAATTTTGGAGTGCGCTGCATTAAGAGAACCATGGCAAAACCAGAACATGGGCACCActtcaaaaaacacacactcctcgcAGCTGGTTACCACAACTAAGATTTCCAGCCAGGCCTGTGTCAATCCCCTCCCAATCCACTACTTTGATGTAAAGGCCATATGGTGAAAGAGGGAGGTCTGTGTGGCATATCGGTCAGTAACAGAGAGAAGagtctgtatgtgttttctaACCTTAGATAAACATCTTAATTGGGTTTCATTGACCTTGAACCTCCCCGACTCTGCTTTCTGTAGGACCGACGTATTGAAGAGCTCACTCTGCTCCTGAATCAGTGCAGGCAATTCAGAGAGGTCATTCACACGACAAGGCAAGGTAATCACCTTATTCACTCCTTCATCCTTCCCTCGACATGTTTCTATTATCTTAGCAACAACATTTGAGCTAAATAAAAGCCACCACACTTCTTTCTTTAACAGAAATATGTGCCGCTGCttgagctgaagaaaaaaatattgcttCTCTTTGTTACTGTAGCTCCACCTGCTGTTCATTCATTGCCAAATGGTAGGACTCCTTCAAGCAGcagtgaggaagaagagcagggGTTGATGAAGAACACTGACTCTGCCAGCGCAAAATCTGAGGATGTAAAGTCTGAAGTGGGTAGAAACAAGCTTAACAGGTCTCGGACTAATTTGAggttgctgtttgtgtgaacaCGACTTTGAATATCATTTTAGTTTCTCTAACTTTACTTTTTACCCATCACAGGTTTCCACAAACAGTTCTTCCTCCCAGCAAACATCGCTTTTATCAATCCAGAAGGACAGTGATTCTAGGTAGTGAAACATCTGTTCATCGATTGATGACTCCAATACCTATTAGTTGGATTTTACTGAAATTATTGTGCTTTTATCTTCTTAGAACAGAACCACAGACTCTATCAAGTAGCATGAATGACTTAACAAATGGACCTTCACAAAAGGTACTTTTTAATCATCACACAAATCTGATATGCTAACAATCTGCCATTTATCTTTGAACATGTCATAAAACCTGAATGCTTCCcttgttatttttcatgaaagctactgtactgtacttttaCATGCAGGCTGTGTGACATAATTCATAATTTAATCATTTGTATGACCTCTATAATACATATAACTACAGTAGTTTGTTGATTCTGCtatttccttgtctttttttatttatatgtgtggtTCATCCAGAGTGGTCTGGGTGACACCAGAAGTCAGACACTGCCTGTGAATTCCTCTCTGTCAGAGCAAAACGGGATCgaaggcagcagcagtgaaatccAGAGCCAAAGATCTCCAGATGGGAGTGAAGATGGAGACTCCAGCCAAAGTAAATCCAGACTTATTAACTCAGGCTATGTTATTTATGATATGATTGATCGTGCATAGTAATAATCCCCAGTATAGGATCAGACTTCCTATTTCTGTGGAATCGTTGCGAGGGCAGTAATTCCCATAAGGCAAAGGCACTATTCATATTTGAAGCAAACCACCCTCCTTTGACCAAACGGCCATTACACCTTTGATCACAACTAATTGCAGAGTCTCCTGACAGAGCAGATGGATCATGGGATAAACTTTCTCACCAAACACACCCTCTCTCTTGCTCGGATTGACCACATTCATCCCAGCTCCACCCTTCCTCAGCCTCACTGACCAGTTTCATCTTGAGCCCCACCCTGATTTCTCTTTGCCAAGTTCTGCTGTTGAGCAGAGACTGACTGCAAACTATATCATAAAGATCACACCTTGTAAAATTTAGCTTAAATCCCTTCTTTTTCATGGGACATTAACTGATGAATTACTCGTTGAACTCAATGGTCTGTAACCTGTGCTCTCTTTCCTGAATAGAGCAGTGTGAAAAAAGGCACACAACCAAACATGTGGCACGTAAATCTTGATGTTCTGTTTAGCTTTTGGCTTCTTTTTACTCAGTCATCAAGATTGTGCCTCCAACAGTTCACAACTACAGCAAACTACAAATTTCGACAGATCAGATCTTTTCAGAGAGGTTGTTACTGAAATGCTTATTTGGCAAGATGGCAGTGGGGCTCTGCGAGCTCAAATTATTATGAGTAAACTGCATTTTTAACTAATCAAATGCATCTATAAAAGACTGCAAAATCTTAGTAACCCTCTACAGTACACAATTTGCATCAAATTTACCTAATTTGTACGTAGTGGTATTGCACTaactgtgttttccttttcaagGAAAGTTGGAGAAAGCTGATGACAGCACGTCAAGCGATAATTCCCCTGTTCATTCTGGGGCAAATACACAACCTGGCCAACGAGCTGTGGGCTCACCAGAATACATGAAGAATAACAGGAGCTTCAAGAGACTCTGGGGAAAGTGAGTTTGGTATTAATTAATTTGGTAATAATTATATCAACACAGACTATCAgtagaagaaaaataaagccaACACACTCACTTTAACTGGCAGTTTAAATAATGTGTATCAGTTTAAACAACATATAGAGTATAAAGTATAACATTAAATTGTGTATAAACAACATATTTTGTATGGGTTTATGTGACATATTAGTTGGTGGCTTATGTGAACGTATTTGGTGCATGGAAATAATAATGTATTGTACAAATGGGGATtaaaaaaagcagtttaaaaTTAATctaataaaacagcaaaaattaTTGAGTTGAATAAAgaatttctatttgttttttgtttttaaatcttattatgtatttattatccaaaaaaatggaaaataaaggtGAACTATTACTGAAAGTGTTAGATCTGTTTTTCGGTTATGGTACTCTGAGAGTGAAAGTGGCTCCAAAGAGTTTATCCGCATCCATACAGACTTCGAAGAACCCAGTCTGGAGGGCTCCAGGCAGCAGATCCAGATGGCGGTCAGTTTAGAAGAGGGGGATTGCGTGCTACAGCAGGACCCAGACTGACCAGGACCCCTGAATCATATGACCCTGCACGGTAAAGCTCTGTGTGCCTCTACCTGGCTTAGAAGCACAGTACTCTTCAGAACTAGAAGGTTTTGTATCAGTGAGGTCACCCTTATACTTCGCTTCTTTAAAATGGTTTAGTTCTCTCATCTCATCGCCACCTCCATCTTTTTCTACATGGTCAAAATGAGAAGTAGCTATGGATGCATGGTGTGCTTTGTGTATTTTACTGTGAGTATTTTAAAAGATTATCATTATGAATAACTTAACCAGTTTTGTGTCTGAtttgttctcttttctctgtcagtgatATGAATATTCCATTCAGCCAGTGGACCAAGGAGCAGGTGTGTGGCTGGCTAGAGGACTATGGACTGGGCCAGTATGTCAGTCTCACCAGACAGTGGGTTGAAAATGGACAGACACTGCTGTCGGCTACACCTCAAGACTTTGAGAAGGTCAGAGAATAAAACTAAACACTTCCGAAATATCCTAAATGTATAACTAAAAATTGTAAATCAAAATTATTGATATATATAAATTCTATAGGTCAGATACACATAAAAAGTCTGTCAGGGTAAATATAATTGCATGGTGTGTGAGTAAACCACCAATTATTTACCCcaatgttcagttttattgtgacaaacagacttttttgacctcaggaGATGGGTATGAAGAATCCACTGCACAGGAAGAAGCTGCAGCTGGCTCTGAGGGCATTCACCACTAAAGTTATAGAGAAATCGTCAGACCTGGACCACATCTGGGTCACCCGTAAGACTCTTTCTACATGGAATATTTTTAACTTCTCAGCCTATGTGTTCTCATTTGAATCAGACTTCCACACAGAGTGGGAATTCTCATgtcacaaaccaaacaaagaaaCGTAGTGTGTGAGATGGAAATGTGttagaaaaaaatgcaaatgtaggCAACATTCAAAGCCAGGAACTGTTTCTTAACTGAGTTGTTACAGGGATCATGTTTTGGCATCTGACGGATGATGAAGCTTG contains:
- the ppfibp2a gene encoding liprin-beta-2 isoform X7, whose translation is MEYDIDFYKHFTWLRKVNLHSNGNSESYQERLSRLEGDKESLILQVSVLTDQVEAQGVKISDLESSLVEHQHKLNSTEEMLQQELLHRTSLENQKLSLMGEVSYLKLKLADMEGKQGHGAERQHKAEGLLRELRILKDKVEHLEDQKLQYEKKLKATKAEISSLQQLLLSKNAEIESLHTQLLARPSLSTESSERDQELQRLKSGMKSLVAANDEKDRRIEELTLLLNQCRQFREVIHTTRQAPPAVHSLPNGRTPSSSSEEEEQGLMKNTDSASAKSEDVKSEVSTNSSSSQQTSLLSIQKDSDSRTEPQTLSSSMNDLTNGPSQKSGLGDTRSQTLPVNSSLSEQNGIEGSSSEIQSQRSPDGSEDGDSSQRKLEKADDSTSSDNSPVHSGANTQPGQRAVGSPEYMKNNRSFKRLWGKLRRTQSGGLQAADPDGGQFRRGGLRATAGPRLTRTPESYDPARDMNIPFSQWTKEQVCGWLEDYGLGQYVSLTRQWVENGQTLLSATPQDFEKEMGMKNPLHRKKLQLALRAFTTKVIEKSSDLDHIWVTRWLDDIGLPQYKDQFHEARVDGRMIQYLTVNDLLTLKVTSQLHHLSIKCAIHVLHANKFNPYCLRRRPGEEKQPSPSEVVQWSNHRVMEWLRAVDLAEYAPNLRGSGVHGGLIILEPRFSSETLALLLNIPPQKTLLRRHLATAFSALVGPQATQEKREYGNATGHVPLTTTAKVKPKKLGFTQFSHLRKRKPDESADYICPIDSGALTVNGVSRLPSAALRGLSPSLDRQAERREQLGIKAEANGLKQ
- the ppfibp2a gene encoding liprin-beta-2 isoform X2, translated to MEYDIDFYKHFTWLRKVNLHSNGNSESYQERLSRLEGDKESLILQVSVLTDQVEAQGVKISDLESSLVEHQHKLNSTEEMLQQELLHRTSLENQKLSLMGEVSYLKLKLADMEGKQGHGAERQHKAETVVNFISELQEQMCRFQKEINSKIQEKKALETPADSSSSVACRTESSEGKGSNPGPSCDRTSGVIHKLEEAQVGPDGITHSMEAGSSDGEQQHQCGGESGLLRELRILKDKVEHLEDQKLQYEKKLKATKAEISSLQQLLLSKNAEIESLHTQLLARPSLSTESSERDQELQRLKSGMKSLVAANDEKDRRIEELTLLLNQCRQFREVIHTTRQAPPAVHSLPNGRTPSSSSEEEEQGLMKNTDSASAKSEDVKSEVSTNSSSSQQTSLLSIQKDSDSRTEPQTLSSSMNDLTNGPSQKSGLGDTRSQTLPVNSSLSEQNGIEGSSSEIQSQRSPDGSEDGDSSQRKLEKADDSTSSDNSPVHSGANTQPGQRAVGSPEYMKNNRSFKRLWGKLRRTQSGGLQAADPDGGQFRRGGLRATAGPRLTRTPESYDPARDMNIPFSQWTKEQVCGWLEDYGLGQYVSLTRQWVENGQTLLSATPQDFEKEMGMKNPLHRKKLQLALRAFTTKVIEKSSDLDHIWVTRWLDDIGLPQYKDQFHEARVDGRMIQYLTVNDLLTLKVTSQLHHLSIKCAIHVLHANKFNPYCLRRRPGEEKQPSPSEVVQWSNHRVMEWLRAVDLAEYAPNLRGSGVHGGLIILEPRFSSETLALLLNIPPQKTLLRRHLATAFSALVGPQATQEKREYGNATGHVPLTTTAKVKPKKLGFTQFSHLRKRKPDESADYICPIDSGALTVNGVSRLPSAALRGLSPSLDRQAERREQLGIKAEANGLKQ